In a genomic window of Shouchella clausii:
- the trxB gene encoding thioredoxin-disulfide reductase translates to MAEETIYDVIIAGAGPAGMTAAVYTSRANLNTLMLERGMPGGQMANTEDVENYPGFDHILGPDLSNKMFEHAKKFGAAYAYGDIKEIIDEGDTKRVIAGSKEYRAKAVIVSTGAEYKKLGIPGEQELSGRGVSYCAVCDGAFFKERELIVVGGGDSAVEEAVYLTRFAKKVTIVHRRDQLRAQKILQDRAFNNPKVDFIWNKVVTEINEKDGKVGGVTLKDTQTGEVSNMEADGVFVYIGMLPLNESVQNLGITNEEGYIVTNEEMETKVPGIFAAGDVREKSLRQIVTATGDGSIAAQNVQHYLENLAEAEKVEK, encoded by the coding sequence ATGGCTGAAGAGACCATTTATGATGTGATTATTGCAGGAGCGGGACCAGCTGGCATGACCGCGGCTGTGTATACATCCCGGGCTAACTTAAATACACTCATGCTTGAGCGTGGGATGCCCGGCGGGCAAATGGCGAATACAGAAGACGTGGAAAACTACCCTGGTTTTGACCACATTTTAGGGCCGGATCTTTCCAATAAAATGTTTGAACACGCCAAAAAATTTGGCGCTGCCTATGCGTATGGCGACATTAAAGAAATTATCGATGAAGGCGATACGAAACGGGTGATTGCTGGCTCAAAAGAATACCGCGCCAAGGCAGTCATTGTGTCAACGGGAGCAGAATATAAAAAACTCGGCATCCCTGGCGAGCAGGAACTGAGCGGCAGAGGCGTTTCCTATTGCGCTGTTTGTGACGGTGCTTTCTTCAAAGAGAGGGAATTGATTGTCGTAGGCGGCGGCGACTCTGCCGTTGAAGAAGCTGTCTATTTAACACGGTTTGCAAAAAAAGTGACAATCGTTCACAGGCGCGATCAATTGCGTGCCCAAAAAATCTTGCAAGACCGCGCTTTTAACAACCCAAAAGTCGATTTCATTTGGAATAAAGTTGTAACTGAGATTAATGAAAAAGACGGCAAAGTTGGGGGCGTGACGCTAAAAGACACGCAAACAGGCGAAGTTTCAAACATGGAAGCCGACGGTGTGTTTGTATACATCGGCATGCTGCCATTAAATGAAAGTGTTCAGAACTTAGGGATTACGAATGAGGAAGGCTATATTGTCACGAATGAGGAAATGGAGACAAAAGTGCCTGGCATATTTGCAGCTGGCGATGTACGGGAAAAATCGCTGCGGCAAATTGTCACAGCAACAGGCGACGGCTCCATTGCTGCCCAAAATGTCCAGCATTATTTAGAAAACTTGGCTGAAGCTGAAAAAGTCGAGAAATAA
- a CDS encoding gluconeogenesis factor YvcK family protein yields MKKKVVVIGGGTGLSVILRGLKTFPVDITAIVTVADDGGSSGILRKELDIPPPGDVRNVLVALAEVEPLVEELFQHRFSSGDGLSGHSLGNLLLAGMTSITGDFQKGISAISRVLNVRGRVLPAANESIVLHAEMHDGSIVSGESSIPLAAKGIKRVYLSPEHVSPLPETLDALQEADLIVLGPGSLYTSIVPNLLVPGIKEAIAASKAKKAYICNVMTQAGETDGYSASDHLQGLFKHCGDQLVEYILVNSTTISESVRSLYRLEKAEQVVVDSDVLESMGVTPIKGRFVLEANQKLRHDAMKVSKALMSLLEEKEQQPTYRERNRC; encoded by the coding sequence ATGAAAAAGAAGGTCGTTGTCATAGGAGGAGGAACTGGGCTTTCCGTAATTTTGCGCGGGCTGAAGACATTTCCCGTCGATATTACTGCGATTGTGACTGTTGCAGATGATGGCGGTAGCTCAGGCATTCTTCGCAAAGAGCTTGATATCCCCCCGCCTGGGGATGTGCGAAATGTGCTTGTTGCCCTTGCTGAAGTGGAACCGCTTGTGGAAGAACTGTTTCAACACCGTTTTTCAAGTGGAGACGGGCTAAGCGGGCATTCACTCGGAAATCTGCTGCTAGCAGGAATGACATCTATTACAGGTGATTTTCAAAAAGGGATTTCGGCGATAAGTCGAGTATTGAATGTAAGAGGGCGTGTGCTTCCAGCAGCAAACGAGAGCATTGTCCTTCACGCGGAAATGCACGATGGCTCAATTGTCTCAGGAGAATCAAGCATCCCCCTTGCGGCTAAAGGGATTAAGCGCGTTTACTTGTCTCCGGAGCATGTCTCGCCTCTACCTGAAACGCTTGACGCCCTTCAGGAGGCCGATTTAATTGTGCTTGGGCCTGGCTCCCTCTATACGAGCATTGTCCCAAATTTGCTTGTCCCTGGCATTAAGGAAGCAATCGCCGCTTCTAAAGCGAAGAAAGCATATATTTGCAATGTGATGACACAGGCAGGCGAAACAGATGGGTACAGTGCTTCTGATCATTTACAAGGCCTGTTTAAACACTGCGGCGACCAATTGGTTGAGTACATCTTAGTCAACAGCACGACAATCTCTGAAAGCGTCCGCTCTCTTTATCGTTTAGAAAAAGCGGAACAGGTTGTCGTCGACAGTGATGTCCTAGAATCAATGGGGGTGACGCCTATTAAAGGCCGTTTTGTCCTTGAGGCGAATCAAAAATTGCGTCATGATGCGATGAAAGTGTCAAAAGCACTAATGAGTTTGCTGGAAGAAAAGGAACAACAACCGACATATCGGGAACGAAACCGTTGTTAG
- a CDS encoding cytochrome P450 has product MASEKEIPKESGVDNSVAVLREGYLYGTNRAQAFQSDLFKTRLLGQEAICIRGEEAAELFYDNEKFKRAGAAPKRVVKTLFGKGGVQALDGEAHHHRKAMFMSLMSKETLKDIRAIASKQWELAAQRWQNQSKVVLYEEAQEVMCRTAFEWAGIPLEEEEVKDKAEWFRAMIEAPAAIGPAHWKGRRNRGKAESWVKELVEDVRTGKRQAAEGKTLHTMSFHRELNGEWMDAQTAAVEIINILRPIVAISIYICFTALAVHQHPQEREKLGSDEEKLQHFVQEVRRFYPFFPFVPARPIKDFTWNGYPFKKGTLVLLDLYGTNHHPQLWDNPEQFRPDRFATWNKSPFAFIPQGGGDRNTGHRCAGEWITIEIMKESLDFLVNRIDYTVPEQDLRFRFNEMPALPHSQFVMTNVRFQ; this is encoded by the coding sequence GTGGCCAGTGAAAAGGAAATCCCAAAAGAATCAGGGGTAGATAACAGTGTAGCCGTACTCCGAGAAGGGTATTTATATGGCACGAACCGAGCCCAAGCATTTCAATCCGATCTTTTTAAAACACGCTTGCTAGGGCAAGAAGCGATTTGTATACGTGGAGAGGAAGCAGCGGAACTTTTTTATGATAATGAAAAATTTAAGCGAGCAGGCGCAGCCCCAAAGCGGGTCGTAAAAACGCTATTTGGCAAAGGCGGCGTTCAAGCGCTTGATGGGGAAGCACACCATCACCGAAAAGCAATGTTTATGTCGCTCATGTCGAAAGAAACGCTAAAAGACATTCGTGCTATTGCTTCAAAACAATGGGAACTAGCTGCTCAAAGATGGCAGAACCAATCAAAAGTCGTTTTGTATGAAGAAGCGCAAGAAGTAATGTGCCGGACTGCGTTCGAGTGGGCTGGGATTCCTCTTGAGGAAGAGGAAGTGAAAGACAAAGCTGAGTGGTTTCGTGCCATGATTGAAGCGCCAGCGGCGATCGGGCCAGCCCATTGGAAAGGGCGGCGCAACCGGGGCAAAGCCGAAAGTTGGGTGAAGGAGCTTGTGGAGGATGTCCGTACGGGCAAGCGCCAAGCAGCAGAAGGAAAAACATTGCATACGATGTCATTCCATCGCGAATTAAATGGTGAATGGATGGACGCTCAAACAGCAGCTGTCGAAATTATCAATATCCTCCGGCCAATTGTGGCCATTTCCATCTACATTTGCTTCACGGCACTCGCTGTCCACCAACACCCGCAAGAACGGGAAAAGCTTGGATCAGACGAAGAAAAATTACAGCATTTTGTCCAAGAAGTCAGGCGCTTCTATCCATTTTTTCCTTTTGTGCCTGCGCGACCAATCAAGGATTTTACGTGGAATGGCTACCCATTTAAGAAAGGCACATTAGTGCTTCTCGATTTATATGGGACCAATCATCATCCGCAGCTTTGGGACAATCCCGAACAGTTTCGGCCAGATCGCTTTGCGACATGGAACAAAAGCCCGTTTGCCTTCATTCCTCAAGGTGGAGGCGATCGCAATACTGGACATCGTTGCGCAGGCGAATGGATCACAATCGAGATTATGAAAGAAAGTTTGGATTTTCTTGTCAATCGAATCGATTATACCGTGCCTGAACAAGATTTACGTTTTCGCTTTAACGAAATGCCCGCTTTGCCCCATAGCCAGTTTGTGATGACGAATGTCCGCTTTCAATAA
- a CDS encoding betaine/proline/choline family ABC transporter ATP-binding protein (Members of the family are the ATP-binding subunit of ABC transporters for substrates such as betaine, L-proline or other amino acids, choline, carnitine, etc. The substrate specificity is best determined from the substrate-binding subunit, rather than this subunit, as it interacts with the permease subunit and not with substrate directly.), which produces MLEFKNVTKRYGAGRPAVDNLNLKINKGEFVCFIGPSGCGKTTTMKMVNRLHEATEGQIIVNGKDIRKQDPVELRRSIGYVIQQIGLMPHMTVKENIVLVGTLLKWPKSKKDERAKALIKLVNLPEAYLDKYPHELSGGQQQRIGVLRALAADPPLILMDEPFGALDPITRDSLQEEFKKLQKDLDKTIVFVTHDMDEALKLADRIVIMKDGKIVQTGTPDEIMRSPANAFVEDFIGKDRLIQGRADVTTVEQVMNKHAVTVDENETLRNAISLMRDKRVDSLLAVNQDNVLTGYIDVEMIDSFYKKALTVKEAMETDVFTVQEHSLLRDTIHKMLRRGAKYVPVVNDQHQVAGIVTRTSLADIVYDTIWGDGMDFEEQTET; this is translated from the coding sequence TTGTTGGAATTTAAAAATGTCACAAAGCGTTATGGTGCCGGCAGGCCAGCTGTAGACAATTTAAATTTAAAAATAAATAAAGGCGAATTCGTTTGTTTTATTGGCCCAAGTGGTTGCGGGAAGACAACAACAATGAAAATGGTGAATCGTCTCCACGAAGCGACAGAAGGGCAAATTATTGTTAACGGCAAAGACATACGGAAACAAGATCCAGTCGAATTGCGTCGATCAATAGGCTATGTCATCCAGCAAATCGGGTTAATGCCCCATATGACTGTTAAAGAGAACATTGTTCTTGTTGGAACGCTTTTAAAGTGGCCGAAATCGAAAAAAGACGAGCGGGCAAAAGCACTGATTAAACTAGTCAATTTGCCAGAGGCATATTTAGACAAATACCCACACGAACTAAGTGGCGGGCAGCAGCAGCGCATTGGTGTGTTGCGGGCACTTGCAGCTGATCCACCACTGATTTTAATGGACGAACCTTTTGGCGCACTCGATCCGATTACGAGAGACTCTTTACAAGAGGAATTCAAAAAATTACAAAAAGACCTCGACAAAACGATTGTTTTTGTTACACACGACATGGACGAAGCATTAAAGCTAGCAGACCGGATTGTCATTATGAAAGACGGAAAAATCGTCCAAACCGGAACTCCTGATGAGATTATGCGCTCCCCTGCCAATGCCTTTGTCGAAGATTTTATCGGCAAAGACCGCCTCATTCAAGGACGGGCTGATGTAACCACTGTTGAACAAGTTATGAACAAACACGCCGTTACCGTCGATGAAAATGAAACACTGCGCAACGCCATCTCCCTCATGCGCGATAAGCGTGTCGACTCACTCCTTGCTGTCAACCAGGATAACGTCTTAACCGGCTACATTGACGTCGAAATGATCGATTCCTTTTATAAAAAAGCATTGACTGTCAAAGAAGCAATGGAAACAGATGTTTTTACTGTTCAAGAGCACAGCCTTTTGCGTGATACGATCCATAAAATGCTGCGGCGCGGTGCCAAATATGTGCCCGTTGTCAATGACCAGCACCAAGTTGCAGGCATTGTGACACGGACCAGTTTAGCTGATATTGTCTATGACACGATTTGGGGCGATGGAATGGACTTTGAGGAGCAAACAGAAACGTGA
- a CDS encoding HPr family phosphocarrier protein yields the protein MAQKEVTIQLKSGLQARPAAMFVQEANRFSSEVFIVKDNAKVNAKSIMGLMGLALGKGTTITIVTEGHDEKEALDALVAYVEND from the coding sequence ATGGCGCAAAAAGAAGTAACCATCCAACTTAAATCAGGTTTGCAGGCTCGGCCTGCGGCGATGTTTGTCCAAGAAGCCAATCGATTTTCGTCTGAAGTGTTTATTGTAAAAGACAATGCCAAAGTCAACGCGAAAAGCATCATGGGGTTAATGGGCTTGGCGCTCGGCAAAGGCACGACGATCACGATTGTCACAGAAGGGCACGATGAAAAAGAAGCACTGGATGCCTTGGTTGCTTACGTTGAAAACGATTAA
- a CDS encoding osmoprotectant ABC transporter substrate-binding protein: MKPPKTIIAFCLSGLLLTGCSLPGLTGPSQQTIRIGTMVTSESEILGQIVALLIEEETDLQTELITKLGSSVVQHQALVQGDLDITAARYTGTDLSAALGMEPVTDRDEAMDIVKREFSERFDQTWFDSYGFENTYALSVTEAFADEHGIETISDLEAFAPELRFGVDNSWVNRKGDGYQGFQESYFAFGNVFPMNVGLVYEANASGHMDVVLAYSSDGRIQEYNLKVLEDDQRFFPPYDASPVVRNDVLEQYPELSPLLERLTDTITTEKMQQLNYMADVELKNPRLVAQTFLEENNYFKDKEESH; this comes from the coding sequence GTGAAGCCACCAAAAACAATTATTGCTTTTTGCCTTTCGGGACTTTTATTAACTGGGTGTTCTTTGCCAGGGCTAACTGGCCCTTCCCAGCAAACAATCCGGATTGGCACAATGGTGACTAGCGAATCAGAAATTTTAGGGCAAATCGTCGCCCTATTGATCGAAGAAGAAACGGATTTGCAGACCGAGTTAATTACGAAACTAGGCTCTTCTGTCGTCCAGCATCAAGCGCTTGTACAAGGTGACTTGGACATTACAGCTGCTCGCTATACAGGTACAGACTTGTCTGCGGCACTTGGCATGGAACCTGTTACCGACCGAGACGAAGCAATGGACATCGTGAAACGAGAATTTTCCGAGCGCTTTGACCAAACTTGGTTTGATTCGTATGGTTTTGAAAATACGTACGCCCTTTCTGTTACCGAAGCATTTGCGGATGAGCATGGAATTGAAACGATTTCAGACTTGGAAGCTTTTGCACCGGAACTCCGTTTTGGCGTCGATAATTCGTGGGTGAATCGCAAAGGCGATGGCTACCAAGGTTTTCAAGAAAGCTATTTTGCTTTTGGCAACGTGTTTCCGATGAATGTCGGCCTCGTATATGAAGCCAACGCTAGCGGGCATATGGATGTTGTATTGGCTTACTCTTCGGATGGGCGTATTCAGGAGTACAATTTAAAAGTGCTTGAAGATGACCAGCGGTTTTTCCCGCCTTACGATGCCTCGCCGGTTGTACGCAATGATGTGCTTGAACAATATCCAGAGCTTTCGCCGCTTTTAGAACGCTTAACTGATACCATCACGACGGAAAAAATGCAACAATTAAACTATATGGCCGACGTGGAATTGAAAAATCCGCGCCTTGTTGCCCAAACCTTTTTAGAAGAAAACAATTACTTTAAGGACAAGGAGGAAAGCCACTAA
- a CDS encoding NUDIX hydrolase yields the protein MQRITNCILATADQCLMLQKPSRGWWVAPGGKMEHGETIKEAVVREFREETGLSIKDPELRAVTTVVIVGEGQTMEDEWMMFSFLASSYEGTMLDQSPEGKLVWQKRDAHVHLPMAEGDHHVFNHILNQKGVLYGTFYYTKDFKLIDYRLDPKPMQEKGAAL from the coding sequence TTGCAGCGAATAACTAATTGTATACTGGCAACAGCTGATCAATGTTTAATGCTTCAAAAGCCAAGCCGTGGCTGGTGGGTAGCTCCAGGCGGAAAAATGGAGCATGGTGAAACGATTAAAGAAGCTGTTGTCCGAGAATTTCGGGAAGAAACGGGGCTATCCATTAAAGACCCTGAATTGCGCGCAGTGACCACGGTGGTCATTGTAGGTGAGGGGCAAACAATGGAAGATGAGTGGATGATGTTCTCTTTTCTTGCCAGCAGCTATGAAGGCACGATGCTTGATCAGTCTCCAGAAGGGAAGCTTGTCTGGCAAAAACGTGATGCTCATGTGCATTTGCCAATGGCAGAAGGGGACCACCATGTCTTTAACCACATTTTAAATCAAAAGGGCGTTTTATACGGAACGTTTTATTATACAAAGGATTTTAAGTTGATTGATTATCGACTTGATCCGAAACCGATGCAAGAGAAAGGGGCAGCACTATGA
- a CDS encoding ABC transporter permease: MIAFFSEYGHDLLFKTGEHLFISFTAILLGVLVSVPLGIALTRVPRVADRLISVIGILQTVPSLAILAFFIPIFGAGKVPAIIALFFYSVLPILRNTYTGVKGVNPSVLEAGKGMGMNNIESIFKIEIPLALPVIMAGIRLATVYLIGWATLAAFVGGGGLGDFIFDGLNLFQPALIIAGTLPATILALLADRLLLLLERALTPKGYKQSQTS, encoded by the coding sequence ATGATCGCGTTTTTTTCAGAATACGGCCATGACTTGCTTTTTAAGACAGGGGAACATCTGTTTATTTCGTTTACGGCGATTCTCTTAGGTGTTCTTGTCTCTGTGCCTTTAGGAATTGCCCTTACACGTGTTCCTCGTGTGGCAGACCGGCTTATATCTGTTATCGGCATTTTGCAGACGGTCCCGAGCCTCGCCATATTAGCCTTTTTTATTCCCATTTTTGGAGCAGGCAAAGTGCCTGCCATTATTGCTTTGTTTTTTTACTCCGTATTGCCGATTTTACGAAACACCTACACAGGTGTTAAAGGCGTCAATCCAAGCGTGTTGGAAGCAGGCAAAGGCATGGGTATGAACAATATCGAATCAATTTTTAAAATCGAAATTCCCCTTGCATTGCCAGTCATTATGGCTGGCATCCGTTTAGCAACCGTCTATTTAATCGGCTGGGCTACATTAGCGGCATTTGTCGGTGGCGGTGGGCTAGGGGATTTCATTTTTGACGGCCTCAACTTGTTCCAACCAGCGCTTATCATAGCCGGAACTTTACCTGCCACGATTTTGGCGCTGCTTGCCGACCGCTTACTGCTGTTATTAGAGCGTGCTTTAACGCCAAAAGGCTATAAACAATCCCAAACATCTTAA
- the whiA gene encoding DNA-binding protein WhiA: MSFAANAKKELTQLELVSCCARAELSALIRMNGSLSLGNKQVGLDVTTENAAIARRIYTLIKHLYPNIHIELLVQKKMRLKKNNVYMVRISKEARQLLEDLRILNGSFQFIRDISPEIVKESCCKRAYLRGAFLAGGSINHPETSSYHLEIFSLYEEHNQAICELMNGFSLSAKTLERKKGFITYLKESEKITEFLNIIGAHQALLYFEDVRIMKDMRNSVNRLVNCETANLNKTVGAALRQVENIRFIDKTIGLENLPPKLQEVAKLRVKHQDVTLKELGEMMQGGKVSKSGINHRLRKIDEFADKLRNGTFDAKKLNTHRGK, translated from the coding sequence GTGTCTTTTGCCGCGAATGCCAAAAAAGAACTGACACAGCTTGAACTTGTTTCTTGCTGTGCTCGGGCAGAGCTTTCTGCCCTCATCCGGATGAACGGGTCGCTGTCGCTTGGCAATAAGCAAGTCGGATTAGATGTAACAACCGAAAATGCAGCCATTGCCAGACGGATTTACACACTTATCAAGCATCTATACCCTAATATCCACATTGAGTTGCTCGTTCAAAAGAAAATGCGACTTAAAAAGAATAATGTTTATATGGTGCGCATTTCCAAAGAAGCGCGCCAATTACTTGAGGATTTGCGGATTTTGAACGGGTCTTTTCAATTTATTCGTGACATTTCTCCGGAAATTGTAAAAGAGTCTTGTTGCAAACGTGCCTATTTGCGGGGGGCTTTTTTAGCAGGCGGCTCCATTAACCATCCAGAAACGTCTTCTTACCATTTAGAAATTTTTTCGCTTTACGAAGAGCATAACCAAGCGATATGTGAACTGATGAACGGATTTTCCCTTTCAGCTAAAACGCTTGAACGGAAAAAAGGATTTATTACGTACTTAAAAGAAAGCGAAAAGATAACGGAATTCCTAAATATCATTGGCGCCCACCAAGCTCTTCTTTATTTTGAAGACGTCCGCATTATGAAAGATATGCGCAACTCTGTTAACCGGCTTGTAAATTGTGAAACGGCTAATTTAAACAAAACCGTTGGGGCTGCCCTTCGCCAAGTAGAGAACATTCGTTTTATTGATAAAACGATTGGCTTGGAAAACTTGCCGCCAAAACTACAGGAAGTCGCTAAGCTCCGAGTGAAGCATCAAGATGTGACGTTGAAAGAATTAGGGGAAATGATGCAGGGCGGAAAAGTGAGCAAGTCAGGTATAAACCACCGGCTCCGTAAGATTGACGAATTTGCGGACAAGCTCCGTAACGGCACGTTTGATGCCAAAAAATTAAATACGCATAGGGGGAAATGA
- a CDS encoding tetratricopeptide repeat protein — MSDESKEDSRTIVPFYQNGDYFFHRGLQAFHKKHLNRAAKLLERAVKLTASEPIFKIQLAAVLSELGEYGRSNELLQSVLASSGSQQPVCHFFIANNEVYMGHFYQAEKHVRLYLEKEPNGQFAEEAHELLELFEDDPFMEEEASSEQYLDDHEQAWLLLRKGQAELAVPLLESIVSKHPRLWAAQNHLAEALFCIGETERAFAICQEVLDKDSGNLLALCNLALFYFEMGYTKEAKWYRERLASVYPLDSGHAARLVQVLCALGNYKEVLSRPFPTDADEEAALLRCYGVASYHEQNEKTALEHLKKAAALGDGASKQLMEAVANKQSDDISFTLFAERGFLSRTLDS, encoded by the coding sequence ATGAGCGACGAATCGAAAGAAGATTCAAGGACCATTGTTCCGTTTTACCAAAATGGGGATTATTTTTTTCATAGGGGATTGCAAGCTTTTCACAAAAAACATTTAAATCGGGCTGCAAAACTGCTAGAGCGGGCAGTGAAGCTTACTGCCTCTGAACCGATTTTTAAAATACAGTTGGCTGCAGTGTTGTCAGAACTTGGTGAGTATGGGAGGTCGAATGAACTCTTACAATCCGTGCTGGCAAGCTCCGGCAGTCAACAGCCTGTTTGCCATTTTTTTATTGCCAATAATGAAGTGTATATGGGCCACTTTTATCAGGCCGAAAAGCATGTGCGCCTCTATCTAGAAAAAGAGCCAAACGGGCAGTTTGCTGAAGAAGCGCATGAATTGCTTGAGCTATTTGAAGATGACCCTTTTATGGAGGAAGAAGCGAGTTCGGAGCAATATTTAGACGACCATGAACAGGCATGGCTTCTTTTGCGAAAAGGGCAAGCAGAGCTGGCGGTGCCGTTGCTTGAGTCAATCGTTAGCAAGCATCCTCGTTTGTGGGCTGCCCAAAATCATCTCGCCGAAGCGCTATTTTGCATCGGTGAAACCGAAAGAGCGTTTGCCATTTGCCAGGAAGTGCTCGATAAGGATTCTGGCAACTTGTTGGCATTATGCAATCTCGCATTATTTTACTTTGAAATGGGCTATACTAAAGAGGCGAAATGGTACCGTGAGCGGCTTGCAAGCGTTTATCCTCTTGATTCAGGTCACGCTGCACGCCTTGTCCAAGTGCTATGTGCCCTTGGAAATTATAAAGAAGTCCTTTCACGGCCTTTTCCTACCGATGCGGATGAAGAAGCAGCCCTTTTGCGGTGTTACGGTGTCGCTTCCTACCATGAACAAAATGAAAAAACCGCTTTAGAGCATTTGAAAAAAGCGGCAGCGCTTGGCGACGGAGCTTCGAAACAGCTGATGGAAGCGGTAGCCAACAAACAATCAGACGATATTTCGTTTACATTGTTTGCCGAACGTGGCTTCTTGAGCAGAACATTAGACAGTTAG
- the rapZ gene encoding RNase adapter RapZ, whose translation MNQSEVEIVIITGMSGAGKSVAVRSFEDLGYYCIDNLPPVLLPKFIELIEGGIDKVTKVALVMDLRGQSFFDELFKAIDELNETPASRLKIQILYLDAKDSKLVQRYKETRRTHPLAKGGLPLEGIQKERNLLEEIKGRAQQIIDTTELKPLQLREKIMQRFAGNDRQAFAVHFVSFGFKYGIPIDADLVFDVRFLPNPHYVEDLRPKTGLQTEVSSYVLKWKETKQFVEKLTDLFDFMLPHYKREGKSQVVIGIGCTGGQHRSVTLAEYFCAHYEAKYDAYTSHRDINKRKANSR comes from the coding sequence ATGAACCAGTCTGAAGTCGAGATTGTCATCATCACCGGTATGTCTGGCGCTGGAAAATCCGTTGCTGTCCGAAGCTTTGAAGATTTAGGCTATTATTGTATCGACAACTTGCCTCCAGTCTTGCTGCCGAAGTTTATTGAATTGATTGAGGGCGGAATCGATAAAGTCACAAAAGTGGCGCTCGTCATGGATTTACGAGGGCAGTCCTTTTTTGATGAATTGTTCAAAGCCATTGATGAACTGAATGAGACGCCGGCTAGTAGACTTAAAATCCAAATTTTGTATTTAGATGCAAAAGATTCTAAGCTTGTGCAGCGCTATAAAGAAACGAGGCGTACACACCCGTTAGCCAAAGGCGGCTTGCCACTCGAAGGCATTCAAAAAGAGCGGAATTTGCTTGAAGAAATAAAAGGTCGCGCTCAGCAAATCATTGATACGACAGAGTTAAAGCCACTCCAGCTACGGGAAAAAATCATGCAGCGTTTTGCTGGGAATGACCGCCAAGCATTTGCTGTCCACTTTGTTTCATTTGGATTCAAATATGGCATTCCGATTGATGCTGATTTAGTATTTGATGTCCGTTTTTTGCCGAACCCGCACTACGTTGAAGATTTACGGCCAAAAACGGGATTACAGACAGAAGTGTCCTCTTATGTGTTAAAATGGAAAGAAACAAAACAATTTGTGGAGAAGCTGACTGATTTATTTGACTTTATGCTTCCACATTACAAACGGGAAGGAAAAAGCCAAGTTGTCATTGGAATCGGCTGTACAGGCGGCCAGCACCGGTCAGTGACATTGGCTGAATACTTTTGTGCTCATTACGAAGCTAAATATGATGCGTATACGAGCCACCGCGATATTAACAAACGGAAGGCGAACAGTCGATGA
- a CDS encoding ABC transporter permease — MDTFQEFITYVSQNSGYIAAQFYRHFLMAAYGVLFAAIVSIPLGVLIAKYGRLSGWVLAVGNIIQTIPALGMIAVIMLVLGLGPNTAVMTLFLYSILPITQNTYVGMKGVDQALVEAGRASGMTRFQLLRMVELPLAISVIMAGLRNALVVGIGIAAIGAFVGAGGLGEIILTGTNATDGMAIILAGAIPTAFMAIIADMLMGWIERKLHPFKQSKPQTS; from the coding sequence ATGGACACGTTCCAGGAATTCATCACATACGTTTCCCAAAACAGCGGCTACATTGCGGCACAATTTTATCGCCACTTTCTTATGGCTGCCTATGGCGTCCTTTTTGCTGCGATTGTATCGATTCCCCTTGGCGTGCTCATTGCCAAATATGGGCGCTTAAGCGGCTGGGTTCTGGCTGTTGGGAACATCATACAGACCATTCCTGCTCTTGGCATGATCGCTGTCATTATGCTCGTCCTCGGCCTCGGACCCAACACTGCTGTCATGACGTTATTTCTTTATTCCATTTTGCCGATTACACAAAACACATATGTCGGCATGAAAGGTGTCGACCAAGCTCTTGTTGAGGCTGGGCGTGCAAGTGGCATGACACGTTTTCAGCTATTACGAATGGTTGAACTCCCGTTGGCCATTAGCGTCATTATGGCCGGCCTCCGCAATGCCCTTGTCGTCGGGATTGGCATTGCTGCTATTGGCGCTTTTGTCGGTGCAGGCGGGCTTGGCGAAATCATTTTGACAGGGACAAACGCTACAGATGGGATGGCGATTATTCTTGCTGGCGCCATTCCTACTGCCTTTATGGCAATTATTGCAGACATGTTAATGGGTTGGATTGAAAGAAAGCTCCATCCGTTTAAACAATCGAAGCCACAAACCAGTTAA